The following are encoded together in the Verrucomicrobiia bacterium genome:
- a CDS encoding ThuA domain-containing protein, which produces MKTRWAVLAAGVALLALHGQAAERTLLLIAGRPSHPPGMHEFRAGALLLQKCLAEVPGLKTLVASNGWPTEAGWLERADAIVIYADGGGGHPAIQQDRLKLLQGLLDKGVGFGVMHYACEVPKDRGGKEFLEWVGGYYEDRYSCNPIWEPEFKRFVNHPTTRGVQPFSIKDEWYFCLRFRENMEGIIPILAATPSDKVRNGPYVWPAGPYPHVQAASGREEVMMWAVERPNGGRSFGFTGGHFHANWGEPNFRKVVLNALLWVSKVDVPPQGVASTVTAEELQQNLDPKGKK; this is translated from the coding sequence ATGAAGACCAGATGGGCAGTATTGGCTGCTGGGGTGGCGCTGCTGGCATTACACGGGCAGGCGGCGGAGCGCACGTTGTTGCTGATTGCCGGGCGGCCGAGTCATCCGCCGGGGATGCATGAATTCCGGGCGGGGGCGTTGTTGTTGCAAAAATGCCTGGCGGAGGTGCCGGGGTTGAAGACGCTGGTGGCCTCCAACGGCTGGCCCACGGAGGCGGGATGGCTTGAGCGGGCGGATGCGATTGTGATTTATGCCGATGGCGGCGGGGGGCATCCGGCCATCCAACAGGATCGCCTGAAATTGCTGCAGGGGTTGCTGGACAAGGGGGTGGGCTTTGGCGTGATGCATTATGCCTGCGAGGTGCCCAAGGACCGCGGCGGGAAGGAATTTTTGGAGTGGGTGGGTGGGTACTATGAGGACCGGTACTCGTGCAATCCCATCTGGGAGCCGGAGTTCAAGCGGTTTGTGAATCATCCCACCACCCGCGGGGTGCAGCCGTTTTCCATCAAGGACGAGTGGTATTTCTGCTTGCGCTTCCGCGAGAACATGGAGGGGATCATTCCCATTCTGGCGGCGACGCCTTCGGACAAGGTGCGCAACGGCCCGTATGTCTGGCCGGCGGGGCCGTATCCGCATGTGCAGGCGGCTTCGGGCCGGGAGGAGGTGATGATGTGGGCGGTGGAGCGGCCGAATGGGGGGCGCAGCTTTGGGTTCACTGGCGGGCATTTTCACGCGAACTGGGGCGAGCCAAACTTCCGCAAGGTGGTGCTCAACGCGCTGCTGTGGGTCAGCAAGGTGGACGTGCCGCCGCAGGGGGTGGCGTCCACGGTGACGGCGGAGGAGCTGCAGCAAAACCTGGATCCGAAGGGCAAGAAATAA
- a CDS encoding DUF1080 domain-containing protein codes for MRMKLGLGLVMAVLVLGCVSCATGPRGGVAPSLTAAGAQGEFAGWRSYSEQAGTATAAVWQMETNGVLICRGAPKGYLYTEKDYTNFKIEFEYRFPPGATQSHGGVLVRLTGEHSIWPRSLEFQLNQGQAGDFWGLRGFVYTGPEDRFRVLTNTPYGTLRHLRRFRAMEKPAGQWNRFEGLVYGDMAVQKINGVTVNRAVGCDVVAGKIALTAEGEEIHFRNVRITPLP; via the coding sequence ATGAGGATGAAACTTGGTTTGGGTTTGGTGATGGCGGTGTTGGTGTTGGGATGCGTCTCCTGCGCCACGGGGCCGCGGGGCGGCGTGGCGCCCAGCCTTACGGCGGCGGGCGCGCAGGGTGAATTTGCCGGGTGGCGTTCGTACAGCGAGCAGGCGGGCACGGCCACGGCGGCGGTGTGGCAGATGGAGACCAACGGGGTGTTGATTTGCCGGGGCGCGCCCAAGGGCTATTTGTACACTGAGAAGGATTATACGAATTTCAAAATTGAGTTTGAGTACCGCTTTCCGCCGGGGGCCACCCAGAGCCACGGAGGCGTGCTGGTGCGGTTGACGGGGGAGCACAGCATCTGGCCGCGGAGCCTGGAATTCCAATTGAATCAAGGGCAGGCGGGGGATTTTTGGGGCTTGCGGGGGTTTGTTTATACGGGGCCGGAGGATCGTTTTCGCGTGCTTACCAACACGCCCTACGGCACGCTGAGGCATCTGCGGCGATTTCGGGCCATGGAGAAACCGGCGGGCCAGTGGAATCGGTTTGAGGGTCTGGTGTACGGCGACATGGCCGTTCAGAAGATCAATGGGGTGACCGTCAACCGGGCGGTGGGATGTGACGTGGTGGCGGGCAAGATTGCCTTGACGGCGGAAGGCGAGGAGATCCACTTCCGCAATGTGCGGATAACGCCGTTGCCTTGA
- a CDS encoding response regulator transcription factor produces the protein MAISVAIVEDNDQLRSTLARVLERAEGFRCVGQYPNAEEALAALPAVKPDVVLMDINLPGQNGVECVRRLKPQLPQTQVVMLTVYEDTDNIFNALAAGASGYLLKRTSRDELLAAIKEVHAGGSPMTAHIARKVVQSFQRTGPSPQPAENLSPREQEVLDLLSQGFLYKEIADRLGVSYETVHTYIRRIYEKLQVRTRTEAVAKFLRR, from the coding sequence ATGGCCATTTCTGTTGCGATTGTGGAGGACAATGACCAGTTGCGCTCCACCCTGGCGCGGGTGCTGGAGCGGGCCGAGGGGTTTCGCTGTGTGGGACAATATCCCAATGCGGAGGAGGCGCTGGCGGCCCTGCCGGCAGTCAAGCCGGATGTGGTGTTGATGGACATCAACCTGCCCGGGCAGAACGGGGTGGAGTGCGTGCGCCGGCTCAAGCCGCAACTGCCGCAGACCCAGGTGGTCATGCTCACCGTATATGAGGACACGGACAACATCTTCAACGCGCTGGCGGCCGGGGCCAGCGGGTACCTGCTGAAGCGGACTTCCCGCGATGAGTTGTTGGCCGCCATCAAGGAGGTGCATGCCGGCGGCTCGCCCATGACGGCGCACATAGCGCGGAAAGTGGTGCAGTCTTTTCAGCGGACCGGGCCGTCGCCGCAGCCGGCGGAAAACCTCTCGCCCCGGGAGCAGGAGGTGCTGGATTTGTTGAGCCAGGGTTTTCTGTACAAGGAAATTGCCGATCGCCTGGGCGTCAGTTACGAGACGGTACACACCTACATCCGCCGCATTTATGAGAAGCTCCAGGTGCGCACGCGCACGGAGGCGGTGGCCAAATTCCTGCGGCGGTAG
- a CDS encoding methyltransferase domain-containing protein, with translation MNYTASKVDPRIVYFDQLAPRWDTHCSNPAAVLERLRGLRPRLPLHAGQRLLEVGCGTGQITGWLAEQVAPGRVTAVDFSPAMLALARARGVSADFLEADVCQGPPPGGPYDGVLCFNAFPHFRDQDAALRHLAAVLKPEGVLVVLHLCGSEALNEFHHQLQGPVTHDHLPPLDCWPLMLRDAGLVYEEGEDQADLFLVKARRPARG, from the coding sequence ATGAATTATACTGCGAGCAAGGTGGATCCCCGGATTGTTTATTTTGATCAACTGGCGCCGCGGTGGGACACCCACTGCAGCAACCCGGCGGCGGTGCTTGAGCGGCTGCGGGGCTTGAGGCCGCGGCTGCCCTTGCACGCGGGGCAGCGGCTGCTGGAGGTGGGCTGCGGGACCGGCCAGATTACGGGCTGGCTGGCGGAGCAAGTGGCGCCGGGCCGGGTGACGGCCGTGGATTTTTCTCCGGCGATGCTGGCGCTGGCGCGCGCGCGCGGGGTGTCGGCCGATTTCCTGGAAGCGGATGTCTGCCAGGGGCCGCCGCCAGGGGGGCCGTATGATGGGGTGTTGTGTTTCAATGCGTTTCCCCATTTCCGGGATCAGGATGCGGCGTTGCGGCATCTGGCGGCGGTGCTGAAGCCGGAGGGTGTATTGGTGGTGCTGCACCTGTGCGGGAGCGAGGCGCTCAACGAGTTTCATCACCAGCTTCAGGGGCCGGTGACGCATGATCATCTGCCGCCGCTGGACTGCTGGCCGCTGATGCTGCGCGATGCCGGGCTGGTGTATGAGGAGGGGGAGGATCAGGCGGACTTGTTTTTGGTGAAGGCCAGGCGGCCGGCGCGGGGCTGA
- a CDS encoding gamma carbonic anhydrase family protein, with translation MDKLHEQLEKYLRKQPVLGRKVYIAKGAVVVGDVTLGDHASVWYNAVLRGDINRIVVGHHSNVQDNAVLHLADDYPCLIGNYVTVGHSAIVHACTVEDEVLIGMGAVILDGAVIGRQSIVGAGALVTQRTVIPPGSMVLGSPAKVVRPLTDEERAGLKYWAEKYAYNAGYHLQHKINVGKPLKS, from the coding sequence ATGGACAAGTTGCACGAGCAATTGGAAAAATATCTGCGCAAACAGCCCGTCCTGGGCCGCAAGGTTTACATCGCCAAAGGCGCCGTGGTGGTGGGCGATGTGACCCTCGGCGATCATGCCAGCGTATGGTACAACGCCGTCTTGCGCGGGGACATCAACCGCATCGTCGTCGGTCATCACAGCAACGTGCAGGATAACGCCGTGCTCCATCTGGCCGATGACTACCCCTGCCTCATCGGCAATTACGTCACCGTGGGCCACAGCGCCATTGTCCACGCCTGCACCGTCGAGGATGAAGTGCTCATCGGCATGGGCGCCGTCATCCTGGACGGCGCGGTCATCGGCCGCCAGTCCATTGTCGGAGCTGGCGCCCTGGTCACCCAGCGCACGGTCATCCCCCCCGGCTCAATGGTGCTTGGCTCCCCCGCCAAAGTGGTGCGGCCCCTCACCGACGAAGAGCGCGCCGGCCTCAAGTATTGGGCCGAAAAATACGCCTACAACGCCGGCTACCATCTGCAACACAAGATCAACGTGGGCAAACCGCTTAAAAGCTGA
- a CDS encoding PIG-L family deacetylase, whose product MKPVVMAVAAHPDDIEFMMAGTLLLLREAGWEAHYLNLASGNCGSLEHPSAVVRRVRAREAQAACRILGATWHAPVVDDLEIFYELGLILRVAAVIREVNPRILLVPSPQDYMEDHTNACRVAVSAAFVRGMPNIKTQPPRPPVAGPVTVYHALPHGLRDPLRRRVLPGAFVNTTRVQARKREALAAHQSQKRWLDATQGMDSYLQVMEQFAREVGRMSRKFKYAEGWRRHLHYGFCEEQDDPLRAALGRDYLVNEAYERALERGGC is encoded by the coding sequence ATGAAACCCGTGGTCATGGCCGTGGCGGCGCATCCGGATGATATTGAATTCATGATGGCCGGCACCCTGCTGTTGTTGCGCGAGGCCGGGTGGGAGGCGCATTACCTGAATCTGGCGAGCGGCAATTGCGGCAGCCTGGAGCATCCTTCGGCGGTGGTGCGGCGGGTGCGGGCGCGCGAGGCGCAGGCCGCCTGCCGCATCTTGGGGGCGACATGGCATGCGCCGGTGGTGGATGACCTCGAAATATTTTATGAGTTGGGCCTCATTCTGCGGGTGGCGGCGGTGATCCGGGAGGTAAATCCGCGGATTCTGCTGGTGCCTTCGCCGCAGGATTACATGGAGGATCACACCAATGCGTGCCGGGTGGCGGTGAGCGCAGCGTTTGTGCGGGGGATGCCCAATATCAAGACCCAACCGCCCCGCCCGCCGGTGGCGGGGCCGGTGACGGTGTATCATGCCCTGCCGCACGGGCTGCGTGATCCGCTGCGGCGGCGGGTACTGCCCGGGGCGTTTGTCAACACGACACGGGTGCAGGCGCGGAAGCGGGAGGCGTTGGCGGCGCATCAGAGCCAGAAGCGCTGGCTGGACGCCACGCAGGGGATGGACTCCTATTTGCAGGTGATGGAGCAGTTTGCGCGCGAAGTGGGGCGGATGTCGCGCAAGTTCAAGTATGCCGAGGGCTGGCGCAGGCATCTTCATTATGGTTTTTGCGAGGAGCAGGACGATCCGCTGCGGGCGGCGCTGGGGCGCGATTATCTGGTGAACGAGGCTTATGAGCGGGCATTGGAGCGGGGGGGCTGTTGA
- a CDS encoding NUDIX domain-containing protein: protein MPNELLDVVDPNDEVVGQALRNEVHFQCLRHRAVHVLVFNRRGEIFLQKRSSRKDQHPNLWDSSASGHVDAGEKYDHAAERELLEEIGLAVTTPPVRLFKLPASNATEQEFVWVYRCEAEGPFRLNPEEISEGRWLAPEEVDWWLQHQPGKFAPVFPLIWREWRRRQSPPPSA, encoded by the coding sequence ATGCCAAATGAATTGCTCGACGTGGTGGATCCCAACGATGAAGTGGTGGGCCAGGCCCTCCGCAACGAAGTGCATTTCCAATGCCTCCGGCACCGGGCCGTGCATGTGCTGGTCTTCAACCGCCGCGGCGAAATCTTCCTCCAAAAACGCAGCAGCCGCAAGGACCAACACCCCAACCTGTGGGACTCCTCCGCCTCCGGCCACGTGGACGCCGGCGAAAAATACGATCACGCCGCCGAGCGGGAGTTGCTGGAGGAAATCGGCCTGGCCGTGACCACGCCCCCCGTGCGCCTGTTCAAGCTGCCCGCCTCCAATGCAACCGAACAGGAGTTTGTCTGGGTGTATCGCTGCGAAGCCGAGGGCCCCTTCCGCCTCAACCCCGAGGAAATCAGCGAAGGCCGATGGCTCGCGCCGGAAGAAGTGGATTGGTGGCTGCAGCACCAGCCCGGAAAATTTGCGCCGGTCTTCCCCTTGATCTGGCGCGAATGGCGCCGCCGCCAATCCCCGCCCCCATCCGCCTGA
- a CDS encoding DUF1343 domain-containing protein, which yields MLFWVWALVVMAGCQGPRPQYAGRSSEPPKPTPPPVALPTREALPPAPRRVLNGIDVLQRQGYAPLRGLRVGLITNHTGTDRQRNSTIDLLHQAPGVKLMALFSPEHGLRGTLDEKVADGVDSRTGLPVYSLYGVRQRPAPEQLKNLDALVFDIQDIGCRFYTYISTLGYCLEAAAEAQLKFFVLDRVNPLGGVVMEGPVYEGEPQFVAFHALPLRHGMTVGELARLFQQERGWKVDLTVIPVAGWRREDWFDATGLPWINPSPNMRSLTQATLYPGVGLLEFAVSVGRGTDTPFEVVGAPYVNDLELAEALNGAGLPGIRFVPVQFTPTASVFHGQQCGGVNLIITDRTRLRAVDVGVVLVQTLYRLYPRDFAIDKVHRLLLDKEGLEAIKAGRPLAEIRRRWEPGLEAFARRRASVLLY from the coding sequence GTGTTGTTTTGGGTGTGGGCGCTGGTGGTGATGGCGGGCTGCCAGGGACCCCGGCCGCAATATGCCGGCAGGAGCAGCGAGCCGCCCAAGCCCACCCCGCCGCCGGTCGCTTTGCCCACCCGCGAGGCGCTTCCGCCGGCTCCGCGGCGGGTGCTCAATGGCATTGATGTGCTGCAACGGCAGGGTTATGCGCCGCTGCGGGGCTTGCGGGTGGGCTTGATCACCAATCACACCGGCACGGACCGGCAGCGCAATTCCACCATTGATTTGTTGCATCAGGCGCCGGGGGTGAAACTGATGGCGCTGTTCAGTCCCGAGCATGGATTGCGGGGGACGCTGGATGAGAAAGTGGCTGATGGCGTGGACAGCCGGACGGGGCTGCCGGTGTACAGCCTGTATGGAGTGCGCCAGCGTCCGGCGCCCGAGCAGTTGAAGAACCTGGATGCGCTGGTGTTTGACATTCAGGATATTGGCTGCCGTTTTTACACTTATATATCCACGTTGGGCTATTGCCTGGAGGCGGCGGCGGAGGCGCAGCTCAAGTTTTTTGTGTTGGACCGCGTCAATCCCCTTGGCGGCGTGGTGATGGAGGGGCCGGTTTACGAGGGCGAGCCGCAGTTTGTGGCATTTCACGCGCTGCCCCTCCGCCACGGGATGACGGTGGGGGAGCTGGCGCGGTTGTTCCAGCAGGAGCGGGGGTGGAAAGTGGATTTGACCGTGATTCCGGTGGCGGGGTGGCGGCGGGAGGATTGGTTTGATGCCACGGGGCTGCCGTGGATCAATCCCTCGCCCAACATGCGCTCGCTGACGCAGGCCACGCTGTATCCGGGCGTGGGGCTGCTGGAATTTGCGGTGTCGGTGGGACGGGGGACGGACACGCCGTTTGAGGTGGTGGGGGCGCCCTATGTGAATGACCTGGAGCTGGCGGAGGCGTTAAATGGGGCGGGGCTGCCGGGCATCCGGTTTGTGCCGGTGCAATTCACGCCCACGGCCAGCGTGTTCCACGGCCAGCAATGTGGGGGCGTGAATCTGATCATCACGGATCGCACGCGGCTGCGGGCGGTGGATGTGGGGGTGGTGCTGGTGCAAACCTTGTACCGGCTGTATCCCCGGGACTTCGCGATTGACAAAGTGCACAGGCTGTTGTTGGACAAGGAAGGGTTGGAGGCCATCAAGGCCGGGCGTCCGCTGGCGGAAATACGGCGGCGCTGGGAGCCGGGTTTGGAGGCATTTGCCCGGCGGCGCGCGAGCGTGCTGTTGTATTAG